Below is a genomic region from Gemmatimonadaceae bacterium.
CGTCGCCGGGCGCGAGACGTCTGCGCTGCGTCTTCTCCGTGAAGCGAGGCGGCAGGGGCTCGAGGCCGTATTCATCGGCGGCGACGGTTGGCAGAGCATCGTGTCCGACACGGCGGCGTCGAACGGCGCCTACGTCGGTACGTCGTTCAACGCCGAGGACCCGAGTCCCGAGGTTCAGCGGTTCGTGAAGGCTTTCCGCGGGAAATACCAGACGAAACCTGACGCATTCGCCGCGCTCGCCTACGACGCGACCCAGCTGATCGCCCAGGCCCTGGCGAAGAAAGGCGCGAACCGGGCGGGCGTACGCGACTATCTGGCGTCCCTCAACTCGGCCAACGCGTTCGACGGGGTGACTGGACCGATCTATTTCAATAGCAGCGGAGATCCCATAGGGATGGGATTCCATGTCGCACAGGTGGTCTCGGGGACGCTCACGTCGAGCGGCTCCCGCATTGCGGCGGTCGTTCCTGTTCCTCCAGCGCAGGCGCATCCATGACCAGCCGCTTCAATCCGACCCAGACGATCCGCCGCACGCTCGGGCTCGGATTCGCGCTCCTCATCCTCCTGCTTCTTCAGGCGGGATTCGTGGGCTGGGCGTCCATCTCCAATCTTTCCGATGAAGTCGGCGTGACATTCCGTCATGCCAACGACGTCACGCAACAGTCCGCGCGGTTCTCGCACGTCATAACGCAGGAAGTGCAGGCGGCGACAACGTATCTCTCCGACGCCGACCCGGTATCGGAGGCGGATTTCCGCCGTCTTGGCCTCGAAGCCCACAAGCTTCACCGCTCGTTCACCTCGCAGCGCACGGAGCTGGCGGGCGAAGTGGCCAACACGATCGCGGTGGACGGCCGTCTCGCCGAAGTGGAGAACGCTTTCGCGATCGCGCATCGTCTGAGTGATCTCGGACGTACCGAAGAGGCGCGGGACCAGACGCGGGTCGCCCGGCGGCTCGTCGGACAGCTGCTGGTGGAGCTCCAGCGCGTAGACAAGGCGAACAATCTCGCCTTCATTCGCGCCTCGGACGCGCTGAACGAGCACGCGATCAAGCGCTCGGCGCTTCTTATCTCGGTGATCGGCTTCGCGCTGCTGCTCGCATTCATCATCGTGATACGCACATCGCGGGAGATAGGGCGCCCGCTTCGGGCCCTCGTTCGTCACGCCTTGCAGCTGAGCCGTGGCAATCTGCTCAATCGGACGCCGACACCGGGCATGCCCGGCGAATTCCGCATGCTCGCGGACGCGATGAACCACGCCAGTGAATCGCTGTCGCGCGTCGTGTCCGGCGCGGCTCATACCGCCGATGACGTCGCGCGCTCCGCGGGCGATCTCGCATCGGCGTCAAAGCAGATCGCCGATTCAGCCGGACAGGTCGCGGAGGCGGTCGGCGAGGTCTCTCTCGGCGCCGAGTCGCAGGTGCAGCAGCTGAAGAGCGTAAACGACACGCTCGACGGCATTCGCGCCCGGGCCGACGGAATGGTCGCGGGAGCGGGCGAAGTTCATGCCCTCGCGGGGGCGATCGAATCGGAGGCCGAATCGAAGCGGTCGGAAGTCGAACGGGCGCTGCAGATTCTTCTCGACGTGAGGAACGTGGTGCAGAAGGCGGCGGCGGAAGTGAGCGGCCTCACCGCGACGGCGGCCGAGATCAATGGATTCGTCGTCTCGGTCAGTCGGATCGCCGAGCAGACGAACCTCCTGGCTCTGAACGCATCAATCGAAGCGGCACGCGCCGGCCCGGCCGGACGCGGCTTCGCGGTCGTTGCCGCGGAAGTCGCGAAGCTCGCCGACCAGACGCAGACCGCCGCCGACGACGTCGTGCGCCTGACAGAAGCGGTGGCGACGCGGGTGACGACGACTTCGCGCGCGATGGAAGGCAGCGCATCTCATGTCGTCGAGATCGAGCGCGTCGCCCGCGAGCTGAGCGGTGCACTCGCGACAATCGTCGCCGCCGCTGAGCGGACGAGGCACAGCGCCGCCGCGGTGTCGTCGGCCGCCGAGGAGAACGTACGAGCCGTCGAGGGCGTGGTGGAGAACCTGACTCTGGTAGCGAAGACCGCCGAGAGTCACGCCGCGGCAGCGATGCAGGTTAGCGCGTCAACAGAGGAGCAGAGCGCCGCGTGCGAGCAGATGACGAGCGCATCGACTCAGCTCCTGGTCGGGAGCAGGCAGCTCAAGTCACTGGTCGGCGAGCTTCGCACCGCGGCCGCCTGACTGACCGTTACCCGTTGCCCGTTACCCGTTGCCCGTTACCCGCTACCCGCTACCCGTTGTCTTGAGCCATTCCGAAATCTCTCCCTCGGGTGAGATGAACGTCTACTGCACACAGGCGGCGGCCGGATCTCCGACAGGCTTGTCCACCTTCGGACGGTGATCGAGGTTCGCGACGCGCACGGCAATGTCGCGGACGAAGTCGGCCACACGCGTCATATGGTCGTAGTCTATGTACTGCGGCTCGTCCGTTAACTGATGGTAGTCCGGGTGCAGGCCCGTCGTGAAGAAAGCGATCGGGATGCCGTACCGGGCATACATGTAGTGGTCGCTACGGCAGTAGATGCGCTCGGGGTGCCCGTTGGCATCGAACTGGTAATCGAATTTGAACGGCCTCGGGCTCGCCGAGTTCGCCTGCTCGACGATGTCGCCGAGCTCGGTGGACACGCGGCGCGAGCCGACGATCTGCAGATAGTCGGGGCCGCCGCCGGCGATGTCAGCGGCGCTTCCGCGTCCCACCATGTCCATGTTGAGCTGGGCGACTATCTGATCCCGCGGAACGGTCGGATGGTCGGTGAACCACTTCGACCCGAGCAGACCCTTCTCCTCGCCCGTGTGCCATACGAAGATGACCGATCGCTTCGGCTTGACCGGCGCGGAAGCAAGCGCCTCGGCGATCTCCAGCACTGTCACAGTGCCTGATCCATCGTCGTCGGCACCGTTGCTGATCGAGTCGAGACGTGTCGGACGAATCCTGCGAAGACTGTCCACGTTGATGTGGATCACCGCGCGAAGCGAATCGCGGAGCGCGCGCTTGCTTCTGTCCCAGACCGGCGCGCCGAGCCGCGTGAGCTCGATGTTGTAGGCGCGCAGCGAATCGTGATCCACTGCCGTCGTGCGGGTGCCGATGTGATCGTTGTGCGCTCCAATGGCGACGTATTCGTTGCGGAGCACTGGATCACTCCCTCGCAGGATGGCGATTACGTTTCTCGCCGTGCCCGGCGGGGCGTCGCCCGCGAAACGCGCTGACGTGGACTGCATGTCCTGGAAATACGTCCCGTTCTCACCACCGGGCTCGAGCCCCATCCGCGCCACTTCGGCGGCGATGTACGTCGTGGCTTTCTGGTTTCCGATCGTCCCCGTCTCGCGACCCATCATCGAGTCGTCGGCGTAAGTGTAAAGGCGCGTCCGGAGATCGCCAACGGTGATTCCCGGAGAAGTCCCACGTGGTGAGGGCGAGCTGCGCACAACCTGCTGGGCGCACGCGGTGACTGCCGCTGCCGCGGCGATGAACGACATGGTGCGCAGTGTTTCCGAACGTTTCACTTCTCTTCTCCCTTTGACGTTTATCTTAAAGATCATGGACCGGAAAAAAGCCGTCCTCCTGCTTAGCGGCGGCCTCGATTCGACGACGCTCCTGGCGCTTGCCACGAGCGAAGGTTACGCGGTGCATGCTCTCAGCTTCCGTTACGGCCAGCGTCACTCCGCCGAGATCATGGCAGCGCGAAAGATTGCCGCCCGCCATGGCGCAGTCCAGCACGTCGTCACCGAGATAGACCTTCGGGCCATCGGAGGATCCGCGCTGACATCCGATATTGACGTCCCGAGGGACCGGCCAATTGACGGAGTCGCCGAGATTCCCATCACCTACGTGCCGGCGCGGAACACGATCTTTCTTTCGTTCGCTCTGGCATGGGCCGAGGTGCTCGGCGCAGCCGACATATTCATCGGAGTCAACGCGCTGGACTACAGTGGCTACCCCGACTGCCGCCCCGAGTTCATCGAGGCGTTCGAGCGGATGGCACGCCTCGCGACGCGCGCCGGAGTTGAGGCGGAGGACGGCGTGCCGTGGATCAGCATCCGCACTCCGCTGATAGACATGTCGAAGAAGGAGATCATCGAGCTTGGGCTGCGGCTTGGCGTGGATTATTCGCTTACCACCAGTTGCTACGATCCGTCGGCGAGTGGCGAAGCGTGCGGCCATTGCGACGCCTGCCAGCTCCGCCTCCGCGGCTTCGAAGAGGCTGGCGCCGTGGATCCTGTGCGATACGCAGGCGCAAACGGGGTGAAGAAGTGAGCTACACGGTGAAGGAGATTTTCTACACTCTCCAGGGCGAGGGCGCGAACGCCGGGAAGGCCACCGTCTTCTGCCGGTTCAGCGGATGCAATCTGTGGACGGGACGCGAGGAGGATCGCTCGCGGGCAGTGTGCAACTTCTGCGACACCGATTTCGTCGGCGTCGGCCCTGACGGCGGGAGATTCACCACGCCGGAATCGCTTGCCGCTGCGATCGCCAACGCGTGGCGAGGCGAAGACATGCCGGTCGCGCGGCTCGTCGTGTGCACCGGGGGCGAACCGCTTCTGCAGATGGACGAGCCGTTCATCGCCGCGGTACACAACGCCGGCTTCACGATTGCCATCGAGACGAACGGAACAATGCACGCGCCGCGCGGCATTGACTGGATCTGCGTGAGCCCGAAAGCCGGCGCGTCTCTCGTGCAGAATACCGGCGACGAGCTGAAGCTCGTCTTTCCGCAGCCCGCCGCGATGCCCGAGGAGTTCGAGGCGCTCGACTTCGATCATTTCTTCCTCCAGCCGATGGACGGCCCGGCCGTCGCCGAGAACACGCGCCTCGCGATCGAGTACTGCATGCGGCATCCGCGTTGGCGGCTGAGCCTTCAGACCCACAAGCAGCTCGGTATCCGCTGACTTCTCCGTCCCTATGAACGTGGGCCTCCTTGCGTGCTGCGCGGGTGCTGTCGTGTCAACATTCTCCGTCACGGCGATGGCGCAGGAGACGGCGCCTGTCCGTCTCGACACGGTCGTGGTCACCGTGGATCGAGGGCCGGGGCGTTCCGTGCTCACCTCTCCCTTCGCGCTCTCCGTCGTCCGTCCCGACAGCTCGCGCCCGGGGCAGCGTCACACTTCGATTGACGAATCGCTGACGCTCGTCCCGGGACTCCTGGCTGTCAATCGCAACAATCCGGCTCAGGATCCGCGAATCTCGATCAGAGGATTCGGCGCGCGATCGGCGTTCGGCGTGCGCGGCGTGCGCGTCCTGCGTGACGGCATGCCGCGCGCGGGAGGAATTACGAGCCCGCGGCGGGGCGCAACGCGTACGTGGGAATCTCGATTCGCGCCCAGCGGTAGCGACGAGCTGAGGCGGACCCGCGGCCTCAGCCAAGCGCTTCGAGGTACTTGATGCCGGCGCCGGTGTTGAACAGCACCACGCGCTCGTCCACACCGACCTTATTCGCGCCGAGAAGCTTTCGCAGCGCCGGCAGGCACGCGCCTCCCTCGGGGGCGACGAACAATCCTTCGGCGGCTCCGATCTCCCGCACCGCCGCGATCAGTTCCGCGTCGCTCACCGCGACTGCCGCGCCCTGCGATTCACGAATCGCGTCGAGAATGAGGAAATCCCCGATCGCCTTCGGCACCCGCAGTCCGGACGCCACGGTCCTGGCATCCGGGAACATCGGGGCGAATCGCTCTCCGGCCTCGAACGCCTTCACGATCGGCGCGCAGCCTTCGGACTGGACCGTGATCATGCGGGGACGGTCGGCGCTTATCCAACCCATCTCTTCCATCTCGTCGAACGCCTTCCACATCCCGATGAGGCCGGTGCCTCCTCCTGTCGGATAGACGATCACGTCGGGCAGTGTCCAGTCGAAGAACTCCGCGAGCTCGTAGCCGAGTGTCTTCTTTCCTTCGACGCGATATGGCTCCTTGAGAGTGGACATATCGAACCAGCCTTCTGCATCCTTGCGCTTCGCCACTTCCGCGCCGCAATCCGTGATGAGTCCATCCACCAGCGTAACGTGCGCACCGACCTGCTCGCATTCCACGACGTTGGCCCGCGGAGTGTCGCGGGGCATGAAGATGTGCGCCTCCATTCCGGCCCTTGCGGCGTACGCGGCCAGCGCACCGCCCGCGTTTCCCGCGGATGGAGCGGCCACCTTCGTCACGCCAAGCTCCTTCGCCATGGACACCGCGGCGGACATACCGCGCGCCTTGAAGCTCTGCGTCGGATTCAGCGACTCGTCCTTGATGTACAGCTCGTTCATGCCGAGCGCGCTGCCCAGCCGCACCGCGTGAAGCATCGGAGTCCAGCCTTCTCCAAGCGAGACGATGTTCGCGTCGGAGGCGACCGGCATCACTTCGCGGTAGCGCCACATGTCGCTGCGTCGGGTCCTGAGCGAGTTGCGCGTCAGCGAGCGCTGGGCTTCCTCCAGGTCATAGCGGACGAGCAGCGGTTTCCCGCACTTCTCGCAGACGTTGTACAGCCGGGCAGGCTCGTACCGGGTTGCGCACGCGGCGCACTCGAGATGGGTGACGTTGGTCATAGGCAGGGCTAAGTTAAGCGAACCATCCTCCATTCGCTTCAGCCCCGCGACGACGCAATCTCGCCTCTCATGATCGATTCGATCCGGCTCGTACTCGTGACGCTCGGCATCGCCGTGCTGACGCTCCTACTCGACCGCAGGGCGCGAAAGTAGTGTACGCGGGCCACATCGGTGTCGCACTTGGCGCGAATGGAATCAGGAGAACGATTCCGCTCTGGCTTCTCGTTCTCGCCAGCCAGCTGCCCGACTGGAGCGACGCCACACTCTGTATCGCCGGCGTGCGCCCCTCTGTGCCGGGCATGTTGTCCCATTCTCTCCCCGCCGTGGCAATCCTCGCGGCCGCGATCGCGCTCGCATTCTACGCCAGGGAGCGCGACACTGCGGGAGCGATGCTCGTCCTGGCTGTCGTTCTGTCGCATGCCGGCGGCGATTATCTCACCGGGATCAAGCCCACCTGGCCCGGCGGGCCGATGATCGGGCTCGAGCTCTACGGTCGGCCAATGATGGACTTCGCTGTCGAATCCGTCGTGATCGTGGCGGGGTGGCTTCTTTACCGGAGGTCCTTCCCCGAAGACCGGCGTGGAACGAGGGCGATGATGGCGATCCCCGTCGCACTCATGGCGGTTCAGCTCGCCGCCGATATTGTATTCACGCTGACACCCGGGCTGAAAAAATGCTAAGGATCCCTGGTGGCCCATTCCCGCACGGCAGCACCACCTCTACTCCCGAGAATCCGTTGACTGATACGGTCCCGTCACGCGAGGAGGCGCTCGCAATCGTACACGAGTACACGGCGAGCGATTCGCTGCGCAAGCACATGCTGTCGGTGGAAGCCGCCATGCGCGCCTACGCCGCGCATTTCGGAGAGGATCCCGAACGCTGGGCAATCACCGGTCTCGTGCACGACTTCGACTACGAGCGGTTCCCCAACGAAGCCCATTCGCCGACCGAGGAGCACCCCGCCGAGGGGGTACGGATACTGAGAAGCCACGGCTTTCCCGAAGACATCCTCGAAGCGATCCTGGGACACGCGAACTACAGCGGCGTCGCGCGCGAAACGAGAATGGCGAAGACTCTTTTCGCCGTGGACGAGCTGACCGGCCTGATCACGGCGACGGCGCTGGTGCGTCCGAGCCGGAGCGTGCTGGAGGTCGAAGCGAAGTCGGTGCGCAAGAAGATGAAGGACAAGGCCTTCGCCCGGGGCGTGAGCCGCGACGACGTGATCAACGGTGCCGCCGATCTCGGCGTGGACCTTGACGAGCACATTTCCTTCGTGATCAGCGCGATGCAGTCCGTCGCGGCTGAAATCGGTTTGGCAGGGTCATAGCGTCGTGGTGCGTGTCTTCGACTCCACGTGGTATCCGCGCGGTCGCGCGGGGGGGAAGCATCGAGCGGTCAAATTCCGCGACGAGCATTTCCGCGCGGGCCTCCAATGACGTCGTCGCGATTCCGACGTTCTGGGTTTCAGCCTTAACGGGGGTGACGCCGAGCGCGCCTCAGTCCATCACGAACTCGCGCCTGAACGCGACGTCGAACGAGAATGTCTTGCGCTTGGTCTTCTGCTCGATCACGCCCGCGATCCGTTCCAGCCGCGCGGGGATCTCCATGATCTTCTGCTGCGCCTTGCGCCCCGTGTCGTTCAGCCCTTCGAGCGTGTCGATCGCCCAGAACTTGATCTGCTCTTCGACGATCTTCAGATAATCGCGCGGTCCGTAGATGCCGGCGCGGCGCACCACGTCGGCCAGCTCGCGGAAGTGCGGCATGCTGACTCCCGGCATTTCTATCGCCGGCATGATCTTCGCCGCCGATTCCAGCGCCTGGTTAGGATCACGCTTCAACACCTCGCGGAACACCGTACGGTAGAACGCGAAATGCCGGGCCTCCTCCTTCGCCACGTTCGCCAGCACCACTCCGATCGTCGGCTCGTACTCGGACGCAAGCTTGCCCGTGTTAGCGTGCGAGATCTGCGTTGCCCGCTCCTGCAGCGACGTATACACGAACACGCGGTACGGGTCCCTGTCCCAGTCCGGCGAGAACCCGGCGCGCAGATAGTCGAACTGCATCTTCTCCACTACGACCCGGTCGAAGACCTGCGCGTCGCGTGTGTAATCGTGCAGGATCAGCCCGTGTCTGTCTTCTTCCGCGGTCCACAGATTGGTCCAGTGGCGCCAGTGGCTCTCGTTGCCGAGATAGACCGCCAGAATGCGGTGGAAGTGTGGCAGCCCCTCCTCCGTCAGAAGATTCAGCGCGAGCGCGACGCGCGCGGGCGGGCTGATCCCCTCCGCTCGCTTCCTCAGCTCGCGGATGTGACGATCGGGATCCGTATCCGGCGCCGGATCCAGGATCTCGCTCGGAAACCACAGTACCCGCTTGGCCTCGTGCTGGGCCATGAGCTCGGCAACAAACGGCTCGAGATCCGCCAGGACCTCGATCCTGGAGAGCATTGCGGCGTCAGCCGTGTTAACGGTCACATCATCCCTTGAACGGTGTAACGGGCAGTTCCGGCCGCCGGGTGACCCGGACCCGGAAATAAATTATCGTCCGTAGCGGAAATTGCATCAACCGCGCCCAATCCGGCCACGGTTGCCAACTTCTACACCATCGGCGCCGATTCGGCCGCAAGCTCGGTCACTTCGCTGAGGGTGCGCTCGATCTGCCGGCGATGCCGCTCCTCGTGCTGCGCCACGAACAATCCCCACTGATACATGTCGAGCTCGCCCAGCAACGGATTGGGCCGCTTGATGGACTTGAGATCCAGTTCTGAAGCCGCCGAAAGCGTATCGCGAAGCCGCGCCCGCGCCACGGTCATCACCGTGAGCGACTCGGGAACGGGCGTGTTGTCATCCGGCGTGGTCGTCGGTGGCGCCGTGATCTTCTTCACGACCTCGGTCACCCTGAACCTGTCGAGGCTCGACATGATCGAATCGTCGGACTCGTCGCCACCGATCCCTTCTTCACGCGCCTTCGCGATGGCGCTCGAGACCATCCTGGCGACGATCTGCTCCACGATCGCCAGATGGGCCACGACTTCTGCCGCCGACCAGCACGCGCCACGCGGACGAATCATCGCCACGGCAGGATTGATGTCACCTGCGGTCGCGATGAGCGCGGCGCGCGTCTCATCCATGTACGCAAACAATTCCGTCAGCCGTTTCCGCATTTCAGCCACCCGCGTCCTCGATGATGGACAGAATCTCCGACATAATCGTCTTGCCCCTGTCACGCGCATACCAGGCGCGAATCAGAGGATATCGTTCGGGCTTCGGGAGCGCGAGACCCTCAGTCACCACCCACTCCTGCAGCGGGCCCGGCCGCGGCCCCCACCAGCCCTTCTCGGCGAAATCGTCATCGTAGACGATCACCACCGGAATGGACCTCGACCCGCGTGTCAGATGGGCATCCATCAGGTCACGATTGCTGTCTCTGCCGAGGAGGCGCAACTCGATGTTCGGCGCCGCTTCCTCGAGCCTGGCTACATACGGCAGGATGTTTACCGAGTCACCGCACCAGTCTTCATTCAGAACGAGGAGATGCCAGCGCGGACGCACCGCCTTCGCCCGATCTTCGGCTTCCGGGGTCAGCAACGCGCGCTTGAAGACCGCATTCCACATTTCGGAGTTTTCTTTCGGTCTCGCCAAGAGCTCGGCGAACGTGGATCCGGCGAGAAAGCGCTCCTTCAGCGTGAGCGGACGATCATCCACGCCGCATGTCCACGTGCCAGATGTCGTCTTCGGTGTACGGCTCGGTGACGCGCTGGAAACCGAGCCCCTCGTAGAACCGCTCCAGATACATCTGGGCCGCGATGCGGATCTCCTTTCCCCAGCCTTCGGACTCGATTCGCCCGATCGCCTCGCGCATCAACGCCTGGCCGGCGCCCGCCCCGCGAACGTCGGGATGCGTCACCACCCGCCCGATCGACGCTTCCGCGTACTTCACGCGCGGCGGGAAGAGCCGCGCGTACGCGATCAGCCGCCGCCTCCTGTCCTCCGTCACCCAGCCGAAGAGATGAGTCGCCTTCTGGTCGGACCCGTCGGCATCCATGTAAGGGCAGGTCTGCTCGACGACGAACACTCGCTGCCTGAGCTGCATCGCGGCATAGAGATCGTCGGGAGTCAGGTCCTGGAACGCCGTGCACTGCCAGGAGATGGCCGAAATGGGCGTTGCGGATTGTGGCGTCATTCCGTCGCGTGACAGGTGAAAGCTCAATATATGTCCGCGGGTCTTACCTGTTTGCCATGGGACGCGAATATTCTTCGGGTTGCCCCGCGCGAAAACCCCTTCGAAGCATCAGGCATGATTTTCAGAATTCTGGCCCGCATCGCAACCTGCGCGGCTCTTTCCGCCGTGGCCGCCGCCTGCGTGGCGTCCACCACCCGCGGCGTCCGTGTCGCGACGAAGGAAGCGGCTGGAACGCGGACAGGCGCAGAGCCGCTGGATGCCACGATCGGATTGCGTCTCGATCCGGCCATCGCGTCGCTGCTCGGCGAGATTTCACCCAGCCGGATTCGCCAGACCGATTCGATCCTCGTCGCCTTCGGGACGCGCCACACGATGGCCGACACGACGAGCGCGACACGAGGAATCGGTGCGGCACGACGGTTTCTCTTCGAACGGCTGAGCGGATACAGCCGCGACTGCAACGGCTGCCTTCGCGTCGAGTATGACCCGGCGATGATCGAGGTCACCCGCCATCCGCAGCGTCCCAGGGTGAATGTCGTCAACGTGCTCGCATGGCTTCCCGGACGCGACACCAGCCGCGTCATCGTCATTGGCGGGCATTACGATTCCTGCATCTGTAACGTGGACAGATTCGACTTCACGTCCGACGCACCGGGCGCTGACGACGACGGATCGGGGACTTCGGCGGTCGTGGAGCTCGCCCGCGTCTTCTCACAACGCTATCCCGGGGGATTGGAGGCAACTGTCGTCTTCGCGCTCTACTCCGGGGAGGAGCTCGGACTCCTCGGCTCGACGCACCTGGCTCAGCGGCTGCACGACTCCGGCTACAAAGTCGCCGCCGCGGTCACCAACGACATCGTCGGCAATGTCGTCGCCGACGATGGGCGCGTAGACTCGACAAGCGTGCGCGTTTTCGGCGCGGATCCCGACAATAGTCCCAGTCGCGAGCTGGCGCGTTACGCCTGGGCATCGGGCATGCTCTACAGTCCCGCATTCGCGGTGTATCCCGTCTTTCGTCTCGATCGGATTTCGCGGGGCGGTGACCATTCGCCGTTCGTGACTCACCGCGACGCGGGACTTCGCTTCACCGAGCGGCTCGAGAACTACAAGAGGCAGCATCTCCCGACGGACCGTCTCGCGGACGTGAATTTCGGCTATGTCGCGAACGTCGCGCGCCTCAACGCGGCCACACTCGGCGCCCTCGCAAGTGCGCCCCCCGTCCCCGACAGCGTGACGGCGAGACGCAACCAACCTTCCGGTGGCCAGAAGTGGATGCTCTCGTGGAAGCCCGTGCCGGGGGCCGTCGCGTACGAAGTTCTCGTCCGCCGTACCATCGCTCCCACGCATGAAAAACTCATTCGCGTCAACGGAGCGACATCGTATCTGCTGAGTGATCAGCTCGACGATCTGTGGGCCGGCGTTCGATCGGTGGGTGTCAACGGACACAGGTCTCTTACTGTCGTCGTTCCACCCCCGACCTTCGTGACCCGCTGAAACCGGTCGCCCGTCCCGGCCATCCGAGCATAGGCGGCGACTCACTGCCTCTCGTAGGACGCGCAGAAGAGCTGGCTCTCATCGCCGAGATCCTGCGCGACGCGGCGAAGGGAGCGGGCAGAACCCTGATTATTTCGGGTGAAGGCGGCGTCGGCAAGACTCGCATTCTCACCGCCGGCGCGGAACGGGCGCAGAAGGAAGGATGGAACGTCGTGCTCGGGCGCGCCTACGCGGTGGAGACCGGCATCCCGTACGCGTTGTTTTCCGACGCGCTTCTCCCGCTGCTTCGCAAGCTGGAACCGGGCGCCCTCTCC
It encodes:
- a CDS encoding methyl-accepting chemotaxis protein is translated as MTSRFNPTQTIRRTLGLGFALLILLLLQAGFVGWASISNLSDEVGVTFRHANDVTQQSARFSHVITQEVQAATTYLSDADPVSEADFRRLGLEAHKLHRSFTSQRTELAGEVANTIAVDGRLAEVENAFAIAHRLSDLGRTEEARDQTRVARRLVGQLLVELQRVDKANNLAFIRASDALNEHAIKRSALLISVIGFALLLAFIIVIRTSREIGRPLRALVRHALQLSRGNLLNRTPTPGMPGEFRMLADAMNHASESLSRVVSGAAHTADDVARSAGDLASASKQIADSAGQVAEAVGEVSLGAESQVQQLKSVNDTLDGIRARADGMVAGAGEVHALAGAIESEAESKRSEVERALQILLDVRNVVQKAAAEVSGLTATAAEINGFVVSVSRIAEQTNLLALNASIEAARAGPAGRGFAVVAAEVAKLADQTQTAADDVVRLTEAVATRVTTTSRAMEGSASHVVEIERVARELSGALATIVAAAERTRHSAAAVSSAAEENVRAVEGVVENLTLVAKTAESHAAAAMQVSASTEEQSAACEQMTSASTQLLVGSRQLKSLVGELRTAAA
- a CDS encoding M20/M25/M40 family metallo-hydrolase — its product is MKRSETLRTMSFIAAAAAVTACAQQVVRSSPSPRGTSPGITVGDLRTRLYTYADDSMMGRETGTIGNQKATTYIAAEVARMGLEPGGENGTYFQDMQSTSARFAGDAPPGTARNVIAILRGSDPVLRNEYVAIGAHNDHIGTRTTAVDHDSLRAYNIELTRLGAPVWDRSKRALRDSLRAVIHINVDSLRRIRPTRLDSISNGADDDGSGTVTVLEIAEALASAPVKPKRSVIFVWHTGEEKGLLGSKWFTDHPTVPRDQIVAQLNMDMVGRGSAADIAGGGPDYLQIVGSRRVSTELGDIVEQANSASPRPFKFDYQFDANGHPERIYCRSDHYMYARYGIPIAFFTTGLHPDYHQLTDEPQYIDYDHMTRVADFVRDIAVRVANLDHRPKVDKPVGDPAAACVQ
- the queC gene encoding 7-cyano-7-deazaguanine synthase QueC; translation: MDRKKAVLLLSGGLDSTTLLALATSEGYAVHALSFRYGQRHSAEIMAARKIAARHGAVQHVVTEIDLRAIGGSALTSDIDVPRDRPIDGVAEIPITYVPARNTIFLSFALAWAEVLGAADIFIGVNALDYSGYPDCRPEFIEAFERMARLATRAGVEAEDGVPWISIRTPLIDMSKKEIIELGLRLGVDYSLTTSCYDPSASGEACGHCDACQLRLRGFEEAGAVDPVRYAGANGVKK
- the queE gene encoding 7-carboxy-7-deazaguanine synthase, giving the protein MSYTVKEIFYTLQGEGANAGKATVFCRFSGCNLWTGREEDRSRAVCNFCDTDFVGVGPDGGRFTTPESLAAAIANAWRGEDMPVARLVVCTGGEPLLQMDEPFIAAVHNAGFTIAIETNGTMHAPRGIDWICVSPKAGASLVQNTGDELKLVFPQPAAMPEEFEALDFDHFFLQPMDGPAVAENTRLAIEYCMRHPRWRLSLQTHKQLGIR
- a CDS encoding TonB-dependent receptor plug domain-containing protein gives rise to the protein MSTFSVTAMAQETAPVRLDTVVVTVDRGPGRSVLTSPFALSVVRPDSSRPGQRHTSIDESLTLVPGLLAVNRNNPAQDPRISIRGFGARSAFGVRGVRVLRDGMPRAGGITSPRRGATRTWESRFAPSGSDELRRTRGLSQALRGT
- a CDS encoding threonine synthase, translating into MTNVTHLECAACATRYEPARLYNVCEKCGKPLLVRYDLEEAQRSLTRNSLRTRRSDMWRYREVMPVASDANIVSLGEGWTPMLHAVRLGSALGMNELYIKDESLNPTQSFKARGMSAAVSMAKELGVTKVAAPSAGNAGGALAAYAARAGMEAHIFMPRDTPRANVVECEQVGAHVTLVDGLITDCGAEVAKRKDAEGWFDMSTLKEPYRVEGKKTLGYELAEFFDWTLPDVIVYPTGGGTGLIGMWKAFDEMEEMGWISADRPRMITVQSEGCAPIVKAFEAGERFAPMFPDARTVASGLRVPKAIGDFLILDAIRESQGAAVAVSDAELIAAVREIGAAEGLFVAPEGGACLPALRKLLGANKVGVDERVVLFNTGAGIKYLEALG
- a CDS encoding metal-dependent hydrolase, which translates into the protein MYAGHIGVALGANGIRRTIPLWLLVLASQLPDWSDATLCIAGVRPSVPGMLSHSLPAVAILAAAIALAFYARERDTAGAMLVLAVVLSHAGGDYLTGIKPTWPGGPMIGLELYGRPMMDFAVESVVIVAGWLLYRRSFPEDRRGTRAMMAIPVALMAVQLAADIVFTLTPGLKKC
- a CDS encoding HD domain-containing protein, whose translation is MTDTVPSREEALAIVHEYTASDSLRKHMLSVEAAMRAYAAHFGEDPERWAITGLVHDFDYERFPNEAHSPTEEHPAEGVRILRSHGFPEDILEAILGHANYSGVARETRMAKTLFAVDELTGLITATALVRPSRSVLEVEAKSVRKKMKDKAFARGVSRDDVINGAADLGVDLDEHISFVISAMQSVAAEIGLAGS
- a CDS encoding acyl-ACP desaturase; this translates as MTVNTADAAMLSRIEVLADLEPFVAELMAQHEAKRVLWFPSEILDPAPDTDPDRHIRELRKRAEGISPPARVALALNLLTEEGLPHFHRILAVYLGNESHWRHWTNLWTAEEDRHGLILHDYTRDAQVFDRVVVEKMQFDYLRAGFSPDWDRDPYRVFVYTSLQERATQISHANTGKLASEYEPTIGVVLANVAKEEARHFAFYRTVFREVLKRDPNQALESAAKIMPAIEMPGVSMPHFRELADVVRRAGIYGPRDYLKIVEEQIKFWAIDTLEGLNDTGRKAQQKIMEIPARLERIAGVIEQKTKRKTFSFDVAFRREFVMD
- a CDS encoding DinB family protein, which translates into the protein MRKRLTELFAYMDETRAALIATAGDINPAVAMIRPRGACWSAAEVVAHLAIVEQIVARMVSSAIAKAREEGIGGDESDDSIMSSLDRFRVTEVVKKITAPPTTTPDDNTPVPESLTVMTVARARLRDTLSAASELDLKSIKRPNPLLGELDMYQWGLFVAQHEERHRRQIERTLSEVTELAAESAPMV